CTGGCCCCTCCTTCGGCAGGGCGCATCCAGCGCGTCAATCAAGCCAGGCCTTCGCTGGTCGGTCCCGCCCGGACGATTGAGCAGTTGCGTGCGCTCACAGCGGTTTCGCTGGCTACGGGCTCAACGACCACCCTCAGTCAATTGGATCCAGGCCACATCGCATTCATCCAACCCTGGAATATCTCTCCGACCGCGGAGGCAACTCCTCAGAGGACATCCCGGAACACCTACGAGGTACACCGACTGCGAACGGGTCAATTCGTTTTGATTGGGAGCATCTCTCAACAAGACGCCGTCGGCATCAAAGCCGGAACACAAAGCCTCAACCTCCAGCCCGGCGCGAAGCCCAGCAACGAGAGCATCATTGGCATTCCCTTCGAGATGATTCGTTCAACGCAGGTGCAGCGCACCTCTGCCGAATCTCAAAGTGTCCATGTCGAGCTGACGGACCCATGAGCGCACTCTCTCCTCTGGGCGTATAGAATCCACCCCCATGCTCCGCCTCCAGGCGCTCGCCCTGAGCCTGCTGCTCACCCTGCCCCTCTCCGCTCATGCCGAAGAGGACCCGAAGGCCGATGACTTCAAACCGGTCCTCGCGGTCCTCTACTTCGACAACAACACCGGCAAGCCCGCGCTCGATGTCCTGCGCAAGGGCTTCGCGGACATGATGGTGACGGACCTGTCCGCGGTGCGGCAGCTCCAGGTCGTCGAGCGCGAGAAACTCCAGAAGCTGCTCGATGAGCTGAAGCTGCAGCAGAGCAGCTATTTCGACCCGAAGACGCTCCAGCGGCTCGGCCAGGGCATGGGCGCGCAGTTCGCGGTGACGGGCTCCATCCTGGCGGTCGATCCCTCCCTGCGCATCGACGTCCGGCTCGTGGAGATCGCCACCAGCAAGGTCCTCCTCGCCGAGAAGGTCACGGGCCAGAAGAACCAGCTCTTCGACCTGCAGCAGAAGCTCGTGGGCCGGTTCGTGAAGGCGCTCCTGCCCAGGCTCGATCAGCTCCCGAGGCCTCGCAGCCGCGCGCCCGACGTGGACACCCTGCTGAGCTACTCCAAGGGCATCGACCTGGCGGACCAGGGGAAGCTCCAGGAGGCCAGTGACCAGCTCGCAGCGGTGGTGAGCCAGGCCCCCACGTTTCTCCTCGCGCGCCAGCGCCACGAGGAGCTGCTCACCCGCTTGAAGGAAGCCCAGCAGCGGCGGACCGAGACGCTCCTCGACGTGAACGAGCTCCTCGGGCAACGCTCGGAGCAGTACCTCCAGGGCAAGGACATGGCCTCGCTCGATGAGAAGGACAGCGCCACGTTCCTCGCCTGGCGGCTCATCCGGATGCAGTACCTGGCCCGGCAGCTGCACAAGCACCTCGCTCCCAAACACCCCAACCTCGTACTCCCAGGCCATGAGTCCCAGGCCCTGGAGTGGATGAAGCGCTGGCACGAGCAGGCCCGCGCCTACGTCCAGGAGACCCACGCATACGTGCGGCGCTTCTCATCGGAGATGAACGGGACGCGCATGATGCCCAGCACCCGCCTGCAGCTCCCGCCCGAGGACACGGAGTACGTGCGTCAAGCGAAGTACGGCCCGCTCCAGCTCGATGAAGAGGTGCGCATCACCGTCGCGCGGGCCCTGTTGATGGGCAGGTTCAAGGAGGGGGATGACACCGAGGACTTCCAGGTGGGGCCCTCACCCTCGGACCTGGAGCCCACCCTCGCGGAGCAGGGCTTCCGGCTGCTCGAGGAGGCCGTCGAGGAAGCCGCGTCCCTCCCGCCCCGGCAGTACGAGCTCCGCGCGTACATCGCGCTGGAGCTCCACGGCGATGCGCTCATGCGTAAGGGCCGCATGGAGGAGGCGATCGCCCGCTGGCAGCGGTTCCTCGACCTGTTCCCGGCCGCGAACCGGTTCAACTTCATGAGCGACAAGATCAAGACCGCGCTGGGCGTGGGCTCCAACACCCGCTCGAACGCGGGCGCCACCTTCCCGCAGGCCCTGGAAGACTGCGACAAGAAAGGCATCCTCGAGGGTTACAGCCAGGAACTCCACCGGCGGCTGATGACACGCGGCTACAAGGCGGCGCGCGAGCTGTTCACCGAGGTGGACACCCGGTGCGGTGAGTCCCGGGAGCTGAAGCCGTACTTGCGCAGCCTGCTCACCTCCTCGGCCCTGTCCGCCGCGCAGGCCCACGACTGCGCCACGTTCCACGAGCTGATGACAACCCGCTTCCTCGCCCTCAACGGCAGCGCGAGCGACACGGCCGGGTACCTCAAGAACTACGTGCCGCACTGCCAGAAGCCGGAGCCCGCGGCGCCCTGAGCCGCGAGCCCCTCAGCGCCTGCGCCAGCTCATCACCCGGGCGAGGAACACGGTGCCGAAGACGAGCACCGTGAAGGCCGCCGTGTAGCCGAGGAAGACGAGCCAGCCCGTGGTGGCTCCGGGGATTCCCACCGAGGGGCTCATCTCCTGGAACTGCGCGCCGGAGAAGAAGCCGCACGCGAGGCTCACCGGCAGGAAGACGAACACCAGGATGCCCACCATCCGGTCGAACTGGTCCCGCTTGTACTGGTCCAGCTCCGCGGCCTGGTCCTTCATCGCCTCCACCGTCTCCTGCAGTCCGTGCAGCGAGTGCCAGGAGAGGTAGCGCGTGTTGACGTCCGGGTCCTCGCTCACGCGCGTGTGCCACAGCGAGTTGGTGAAGAGCATCACGTCGGAGCGCACGCTGCGCGCGGGCCGCAGGCTCTGCCAGCGCGAGGTGCGGTAGCGCTGCTCCACCTCGGCCATGCGCCGGCTCGTCTCGAAGGCCGAGTAGCGCTGGCCAATCGTCAGCAGGAAGAGGAGGAAGTCCCGGTCGCACGCGAGCGGTCCGCGCTCCTCCTCCTCGATGAGCAGCTCGAGCCGGGCACCACCCGTCGAGGTCAGCCAGTGCTCCGTCTCGCCCGCCGCGTCGCGGAGCACCCTTCGGCTCTCCGACGCGGCCTCCGACGGCAGCTTCTCCAGCGTGGGCTCCGTGCCCGTGGCGAGCGCGTAGAAGAGCCCCTGCATGGAGCGCGAGTCATCGAGCATCGACGAGCGGCCGCGGGAGATGCGATAGCCCCCGTAGACGAGCCAGCGCTCCGGGCCGAGCGGCGCGAGCCAGGCGGGCAGGCCCCTCAGGGGCTCGAGCTCCCACAGCTCCTTGCTCTCCACGAGCGCCGCCTGCTCGAGGGCGAGCTCATAGAGCGAGGTCGCCGTCGCCCGGGGCCGTTCGATCCACACGACGACGAGCCGGTTCGGGTAGACGGAGACGCGGACGGTGTGGCCCTCGGTGGGCTTCTCGTAGTGCAGCACGTCCGCCTCGGGCGTGGCGCCGAGGAAGGAGTGGACCACCGCGGGGTGGAAGGACGAGCCCTGGTTGGAGAGATCGCACCGGCGGAAGCCCCGGGACACCAGCTCCGCGTCTGGCGCCGGTCCCCGCCACAGGAAGGGCCGGGCGAAGACGGTGTGGGCCTTGAGGACATGCACGTGGCGGCCGACGTTGAAGCGGCTCCAGAGGGCCTCCCACAGCTCGCGGCGCGACAGCCGGGTGCCCGAGTAGGGGCCCGCCACCATCGTCGAGCGGCCCACCGGGCTGGCATAACCGTCCGAGTACCACGGGTCCGAGTAGTCATTGGGCTGGCGCTCGAAACGCCGGGCCCCCCTGGCGCGCGGATTGCCATCCGGAAGCCGCTCTCCCTCGAGCTCGTCCAGATGGCCCGCGAGGTTGGCGAGCGTCCCCGCGCGCTCGGGGGTGAGCGAGAAGGCATGCCAGGGCTTGGACTGGTCCGGCCGCGAGATGTGGATGGCCATGAAGTCGAAACCCTGGCCGTAGTGGGTGTTCTCGGTGTCGGTGCGCGCGAGGAGCCGCAGGACGGTGACGTCCTGGAAGGAGGACAGGAAGAGCGCGTCCACGCGCCGCACGGAGCCGTCCTGCTCGTCACCGAGCGGGATGTCGAGCTGCACGCGCTGGGCCCGCGACAGCTCGGCACGGTAGAGGCGCTCGTCGGCCTTGAGACGGCGGGAGATGACGGGGGGGATGAGCGCCTCGGGCAGCTTCGTCAGCTCCACGGAGAGGCGGCCGCGATCCAGCACGGTGGCCATGAGCTCCAGCAGCTCGCGCGTGGGGCGATCCGTCTCCGAGGGCCAGAGGTTCAAGGCGGCGTAGAACACCGTCCCCAGGGCGCGCTCGTAGTCGCCCACCGTCTCGGTGTGCCCCTGCTCCCACTCGCCCACGTATTCGACGAAGGCCTCGACACCCTCGGGCCAGGCGCCGTGGAGCAGCCGGTACATGGCCAGCATGGTGGCGCAGAGCACGTCCAGGGTGGGCTCGTGGACGCGCAGGGTGAGGGGGCCGAGCGAGCCCTCGGGCTGCCCCTTTCTCAGCTCCTGGGAGAAGGCGTCGAGCTCCTCGGCGGACAGGAGGACGGCGGCCGTGGTGGAGCGCACTGAGCGCCGCATCCACTGGGGCAGCTTCCACGCCAGCATGCGGGGATGGGGTGGCAGGGACTCGCCGCGCGAGCCCACGCTGAAGAAGAGCTCTCGCGGTCCCGGCTCCAATCCGGGCGCGGGCTTCTCGGCGAGCCACTCCACCTGCCCGCCCAGCAACACCTCCACCACCTGTCGCAACTTCGCATCCATGGGGGCACCTTATAGGCGCATCCCGTCCGTGCCAGAATCCCGCTTCGTGAAGGCAACCCGTCTCCTGTTCCCACGTCTCCTCGGCCTGCTGCTCGGGCTGTTCACCCTCCCCGTCCTGGCCGCGGATTCCGACAAGCCCACGGTCGCGGTGCTCTACTTCGACTACGAGGGCGCCAACGCCGAGATGCAGCTCCTCAAGAAGGGGCTGGCCCAGATGCTCATCTCGGACCTGTCGGCCCACGAGCCCGTGCGCTTCGTGGAGCGGGACCGGCTCCAACAGGTCATGGACGAGCTGGAGTTGAACCAATCCAACAAGTTCGATCAGGCCACCGCCAACAAGGTGGGCAAGCTGCTCGGGGCGCGCTACCTCGTCCTGGGCGGGTATTTCGACGTGATGAACACCCTGCGCGTGGACGCGCGGGTCGTCGAGACCGAGACGGGCCGCATCATCCGCTCCGTCGGGGCGCAGAACACGCCGGAGAAGTTCCTCGCGCTCGAGCAGGAGCTGGCGCGGGAGCTCCACGCCGTCTTCGAGGAGCTCGTCGCCACCCCGGACGAGGCCGGCAAGGCCCCCGCGAAGCCGAAGCCCGTGCGCAAGCCGCGCAAGCTCACGCGGGACACGGCCCTGCGCTATGCCCGGGCGCTGGACGCGAAGGACAACAAGGATCTGGTGACGGCGAAGAAGGAGCTGAGCGCCGTGGTGAAGGCCCAGCCGGACTTCCAGCTCGCGTCC
The sequence above is drawn from the Archangium gephyra genome and encodes:
- a CDS encoding CsgG/HfaB family protein, which codes for MLRLQALALSLLLTLPLSAHAEEDPKADDFKPVLAVLYFDNNTGKPALDVLRKGFADMMVTDLSAVRQLQVVEREKLQKLLDELKLQQSSYFDPKTLQRLGQGMGAQFAVTGSILAVDPSLRIDVRLVEIATSKVLLAEKVTGQKNQLFDLQQKLVGRFVKALLPRLDQLPRPRSRAPDVDTLLSYSKGIDLADQGKLQEASDQLAAVVSQAPTFLLARQRHEELLTRLKEAQQRRTETLLDVNELLGQRSEQYLQGKDMASLDEKDSATFLAWRLIRMQYLARQLHKHLAPKHPNLVLPGHESQALEWMKRWHEQARAYVQETHAYVRRFSSEMNGTRMMPSTRLQLPPEDTEYVRQAKYGPLQLDEEVRITVARALLMGRFKEGDDTEDFQVGPSPSDLEPTLAEQGFRLLEEAVEEAASLPPRQYELRAYIALELHGDALMRKGRMEEAIARWQRFLDLFPAANRFNFMSDKIKTALGVGSNTRSNAGATFPQALEDCDKKGILEGYSQELHRRLMTRGYKAARELFTEVDTRCGESRELKPYLRSLLTSSALSAAQAHDCATFHELMTTRFLALNGSASDTAGYLKNYVPHCQKPEPAAP
- a CDS encoding CsgG/HfaB family protein, translated to MKATRLLFPRLLGLLLGLFTLPVLAADSDKPTVAVLYFDYEGANAEMQLLKKGLAQMLISDLSAHEPVRFVERDRLQQVMDELELNQSNKFDQATANKVGKLLGARYLVLGGYFDVMNTLRVDARVVETETGRIIRSVGAQNTPEKFLALEQELARELHAVFEELVATPDEAGKAPAKPKPVRKPRKLTRDTALRYARALDAKDNKDLVTAKKELSAVVKAQPDFQLASKELALLMK